One segment of Streptosporangium brasiliense DNA contains the following:
- a CDS encoding sterol carrier family protein has protein sequence MECVPPHKPDPAKVRAALDAQLTALDEPSYDGPGDLPALLAACVPVVLRAYGRQIRPEREIARFAVRHLLDRLAEAAPGRTVEVRVPPYAAVQCVAGPRHTRGTPPNVVETDARTWLELATGRLAWAEAVAAGKVAASGARADLSEHLPVP, from the coding sequence ATGGAGTGCGTGCCACCTCACAAGCCCGATCCCGCCAAGGTCCGCGCCGCGCTGGACGCCCAACTGACCGCACTCGACGAGCCGTCCTACGACGGGCCCGGCGACCTTCCGGCGCTGCTGGCGGCCTGTGTGCCGGTGGTCCTGCGGGCCTACGGGCGGCAGATCCGTCCGGAGCGGGAGATCGCGCGCTTCGCCGTACGGCACCTGCTGGACCGCCTGGCCGAGGCCGCGCCCGGCCGGACCGTCGAGGTCCGCGTCCCCCCGTACGCGGCGGTGCAGTGCGTGGCGGGCCCCAGGCACACGCGGGGCACCCCGCCCAACGTGGTGGAGACCGACGCGCGGACCTGGCTGGAGCTGGCCACCGGACGGCTGGCGTGGGCCGAGGCGGTGGCGGCCGGGAAGGTCGCCGCGAGCGGCGCCCGGGCCGACCTGTCGGAGCACCTGCCGGTGCCGTAG
- a CDS encoding PhoX family protein → MSPHKGGRSALTCQFRCGNQCAHDVLNTSDNAYFGDVVAEAMSRRGVLRAGALGALAAGVGIATAAPAAADPDPEAAQAALSGGDRHGGAPRFTAVPPNTDDKVTVPEGYEAAPVVRWGDPVLPDAPAFDFENQTAAAQAAQFGYNCDFVTFFPLGQQRGLLWVNHEYTDENLMFRGYKGGDTATEEQIKIALAAHGGSVVEVERAGRSGRWTLVTRGRRRYNRRVTAQTPMAFSGPAAGSDLLRTAADPAGTRPIGMLNNCAGGTTPWGTVLSGEENFNQYFVNGNGVPETQKPSLTRYGVSATVGIPSGNRRFDRVEERFDLAKHPNEVNRFGWIVEIDPFDPDSTPVKRTALGRLAHEGATTSLARDGRVVAYMGDDSRFEYVYKFVSKKRYIPGFDRHNRTLLDEGTLYVARFTGDSPAAEIDGTGKLPADGRFDGSGEWIPLVTGDVSHVPGMSAQEVLVYTRLAADKVGATKMDRPEDVERNPVTGGVYVALTNNSNRTPAQVDEANPRPSNKHGHILEITERRDDAGATTFAWSLPLVCGDPGDPSTYFGGFDKTKVSPISCPDNVTFDADGNLWISTDGNQLGANDGLFVMPVRGSERGHLRQFLSVPVGAETCGPLVSPDQRSVFVAVQHPGETNGATPEAPTSHWPDGGTSQPRPSVVVAWHRQGKKIGS, encoded by the coding sequence ATGAGCCCCCACAAGGGTGGACGTAGCGCGCTCACCTGCCAGTTCCGGTGCGGCAACCAGTGCGCCCACGACGTGCTGAACACCAGCGACAACGCCTACTTCGGCGACGTGGTCGCCGAGGCGATGTCCCGGCGGGGCGTGCTGCGGGCCGGCGCGCTCGGCGCGCTCGCGGCCGGCGTGGGGATCGCCACGGCGGCCCCGGCCGCCGCCGACCCGGACCCGGAGGCGGCGCAGGCCGCCCTCTCCGGCGGCGACCGCCACGGCGGCGCCCCCCGCTTCACCGCCGTCCCGCCGAACACCGACGACAAGGTGACGGTCCCCGAGGGCTACGAGGCGGCGCCCGTGGTCCGCTGGGGCGACCCGGTGCTGCCCGACGCCCCGGCCTTCGACTTCGAGAACCAGACCGCCGCCGCGCAGGCCGCCCAGTTCGGCTACAACTGCGACTTCGTGACGTTCTTCCCGCTGGGACAGCAGCGCGGCCTGCTCTGGGTGAACCACGAGTACACCGACGAGAACCTGATGTTCCGCGGTTACAAGGGCGGCGACACCGCGACCGAGGAGCAGATCAAAATCGCGCTGGCCGCGCACGGCGGCTCGGTGGTCGAGGTCGAGCGGGCGGGCCGGTCGGGCCGGTGGACGCTGGTCACGCGGGGCCGCCGCCGCTACAACCGGCGGGTCACCGCGCAGACCCCGATGGCCTTCAGCGGCCCGGCCGCCGGGAGCGACCTGCTGAGGACCGCCGCCGACCCGGCGGGCACCAGGCCGATCGGCATGCTCAACAACTGCGCCGGCGGCACCACCCCGTGGGGGACGGTGCTGAGCGGCGAGGAGAACTTCAACCAGTACTTCGTCAACGGCAACGGCGTGCCCGAGACGCAGAAGCCGTCCCTCACCCGCTACGGCGTGAGCGCCACGGTCGGCATCCCGAGCGGCAACCGCCGGTTCGACCGGGTCGAGGAGCGCTTCGACCTGGCCAAGCACCCCAACGAGGTCAACCGGTTCGGCTGGATCGTGGAGATCGACCCGTTCGACCCCGACTCCACCCCGGTCAAGCGCACCGCCCTCGGCCGGCTGGCCCACGAGGGCGCCACCACCTCGCTGGCCAGGGACGGCCGGGTCGTGGCCTACATGGGAGACGACTCCCGCTTCGAGTACGTCTACAAGTTCGTCTCGAAGAAGCGCTACATCCCCGGCTTCGACCGGCACAACCGGACGCTGCTGGACGAGGGCACGCTGTATGTGGCCAGGTTCACCGGCGACAGCCCGGCCGCCGAGATCGACGGCACCGGCAAGCTCCCCGCCGACGGCCGCTTCGACGGCTCCGGCGAGTGGATCCCGCTGGTCACCGGGGACGTCTCGCACGTGCCGGGGATGTCCGCCCAGGAAGTCCTCGTCTACACCCGCCTGGCGGCCGACAAGGTCGGCGCGACCAAGATGGACCGTCCCGAGGACGTGGAGCGCAACCCGGTCACCGGCGGCGTCTACGTCGCCCTGACCAACAACTCCAACCGGACCCCGGCCCAGGTGGACGAGGCCAACCCGCGCCCGTCGAACAAGCACGGCCACATCCTGGAGATCACCGAGCGCCGTGACGACGCCGGCGCCACGACCTTCGCCTGGTCCCTGCCGCTGGTCTGCGGCGACCCCGGCGACCCCTCGACCTACTTCGGCGGGTTCGACAAGACCAAGGTCTCGCCGATCTCCTGCCCGGACAACGTCACCTTCGACGCCGACGGCAACCTCTGGATCTCCACCGACGGCAACCAGCTCGGCGCCAACGACGGCCTGTTCGTGATGCCGGTCCGCGGCTCCGAGCGCGGCCACCTCCGCCAGTTCCTGAGCGTCCCGGTCGGCGCCGAGACCTGCGGTCCGCTGGTCAGCCCCGACCAGCGCAGCGTCTTCGTGGCCGTCCAGCACCCCGGCGAGACCAACGGGGCCACCCCGGAGGCCCCCACCAGCCACTGGCCCGACGGCGGCACCAGCCAGCCCCGCCCGTCCGTCGTGGTGGCCTGGCACCGACAGGGCAAGAAGATCGGCTCCTGA
- a CDS encoding MFS transporter encodes MTDNRKWWALGAISLATFMTYLDNNVVNVALPTIQRDLGLSISGLEWIVSGYILVFAGLMLVGGRLADVFGRRRIFMIGLGVFTVASLAAGLATDGTALIAARAAQGVGAAFLTPTALALLTSVFPDPRERATAVGLWSAVGALALALGPLTGGFISERWDWGWIYLINVPLGALTFALGLWAIRVAPQDRVRHGLDVSGLVTSSLALSALTYALIEGDGAGWTSPEILGAFGLAVASAATFVVIEIRSREPMIDLSLFRSRVFSGGALSMGLWSFGVFGIYFFTALYLQNALGFSPMEAGISFVPMALVMAVTAALAPRISAVLGTARTVAAGLLLMAVAVFGISFVGEGGAFGDLLPWFLVYGLGGGLLVPLTTAVLGTLPTGRAGVAAGVLNVSREIFGLLGITVLGAILSGRQTSLLQDGAGPPAAFLSAYQSTLVIAAAIVLVGVPVSLFSLRTPRTPKSQEIQESPGTAVERPAVPVA; translated from the coding sequence GTGACGGATAACCGCAAGTGGTGGGCGCTGGGAGCGATCTCGCTGGCCACTTTCATGACCTATCTGGACAACAACGTGGTCAACGTCGCGCTGCCCACGATCCAGCGGGACCTGGGGCTGAGCATCTCGGGGCTGGAATGGATCGTGAGCGGCTACATCCTGGTCTTCGCCGGGCTGATGCTGGTCGGCGGGCGCCTGGCGGACGTCTTCGGACGGCGGCGGATCTTCATGATCGGCCTCGGGGTGTTCACGGTGGCGTCGCTCGCCGCCGGGCTGGCCACGGACGGCACCGCCCTGATCGCCGCCCGTGCGGCGCAGGGCGTCGGCGCCGCCTTCCTGACGCCCACCGCGCTCGCCCTGCTCACCTCGGTCTTCCCCGACCCCCGGGAGCGCGCGACGGCGGTCGGGCTGTGGAGCGCGGTCGGCGCGCTGGCCCTGGCCCTCGGCCCGCTGACCGGCGGGTTCATCAGCGAACGGTGGGACTGGGGCTGGATCTACCTGATCAACGTGCCGCTCGGGGCCCTGACCTTCGCGCTCGGGCTGTGGGCGATCAGGGTGGCCCCGCAGGACCGGGTACGGCACGGCCTGGACGTCTCGGGGCTGGTGACGTCCAGCCTGGCGCTGTCCGCGCTGACGTACGCGCTCATCGAGGGCGACGGCGCGGGCTGGACCTCGCCGGAGATCCTGGGCGCGTTCGGCCTCGCGGTGGCGTCGGCCGCGACGTTCGTGGTGATCGAGATCAGGAGCCGGGAGCCGATGATCGACCTGTCGCTGTTCCGGTCCCGGGTCTTCAGCGGGGGCGCGCTGTCGATGGGGCTGTGGTCGTTCGGGGTGTTCGGGATCTACTTCTTCACCGCGCTGTACCTGCAGAACGCGCTGGGCTTCTCACCGATGGAGGCCGGGATCTCGTTCGTGCCCATGGCGCTGGTGATGGCCGTGACCGCGGCCCTGGCCCCGCGGATCAGCGCCGTACTCGGGACCGCGCGGACCGTGGCCGCCGGGCTCCTGCTGATGGCCGTGGCGGTGTTCGGGATCTCCTTCGTCGGTGAGGGCGGCGCGTTCGGGGACCTGCTGCCGTGGTTCCTGGTCTACGGGCTGGGCGGCGGGCTGCTGGTGCCGCTCACCACGGCCGTCCTGGGCACGCTGCCCACCGGCCGCGCCGGGGTGGCCGCGGGCGTCCTGAACGTCTCGCGGGAGATCTTCGGCCTGCTCGGGATCACCGTTCTCGGGGCGATCCTCAGCGGCCGGCAGACCTCCCTCCTCCAGGACGGAGCCGGGCCGCCGGCGGCCTTCCTCTCCGCCTACCAGTCCACCCTGGTCATCGCGGCGGCCATCGTGCTGGTGGGCGTGCCGGTCAGCCTGTTCTCCCTGCGGACCCCCCGGACCCCCAAGAGCCAGGAGATCCAGGAGAGCCCGGGGACCGCCGTCGAGCGCCCCGCCGTACCGGTGGCGTGA
- a CDS encoding TetR/AcrR family transcriptional regulator produces the protein MGKLTREAVVEQALEIGSAEGLQAVTIRRLAQELGVTPMALYWHFKNKEQLIIGMADHLIEGFVVTGDPARPWQEQLRELVIGLIKVLRRYPCAAPVLEEVDHMAVPSFLRVWDTALGLCERARFSPEESCLISKYLLQGAIALAAGPMNRRPGMSEPDAAERLRLKRVTLQSLPPDTYPHIVKMAAPLAEGGPAELYDTFGVDILTAGVEAMAARLLAARTPG, from the coding sequence ATGGGAAAACTGACCCGTGAGGCCGTCGTCGAGCAGGCACTGGAGATCGGCTCGGCCGAAGGTCTCCAGGCCGTGACCATCAGGCGACTGGCCCAGGAGCTCGGGGTGACCCCGATGGCGCTCTACTGGCACTTCAAGAACAAGGAACAGCTGATCATCGGGATGGCCGACCACCTGATCGAGGGGTTCGTGGTCACCGGGGACCCCGCCAGGCCGTGGCAGGAGCAGCTCCGCGAGCTGGTCATCGGCCTGATCAAGGTGCTGCGGCGCTACCCGTGCGCGGCGCCCGTGCTGGAGGAGGTGGACCACATGGCCGTGCCGAGTTTCCTGCGGGTGTGGGACACCGCCCTCGGCCTGTGCGAGCGGGCGAGGTTCTCCCCCGAGGAGAGCTGCCTGATCTCGAAATACCTGCTCCAGGGCGCGATCGCCCTGGCCGCCGGCCCGATGAACCGCCGTCCCGGCATGTCGGAGCCGGACGCGGCCGAGCGCCTGCGCCTCAAGCGCGTCACCCTCCAGTCGCTGCCGCCGGACACCTACCCGCACATCGTGAAGATGGCCGCCCCCCTCGCCGAGGGCGGCCCGGCCGAGCTCTACGACACCTTCGGCGTCGACATCCTGACGGCCGGCGTCGAGGCCATGGCGGCCCGCCTCCTCGCCGCCCGGACCCCGGGCTGA
- a CDS encoding methylenetetrahydrofolate reductase produces MTDRPFELVCEVEPPTRPDLKHVRHQIGTLSKIAHSFLIPDNHIGRATVSSVAVAHEVQAMGGSSIACLNSRDRNLLGFRRDLLTAAAYGVDQFLFIYGDKPGSGNRTSDLTVRSMIDEVRSLGEDPAFAQTPAFRVGTAAALRPLPAWKRAADFMFVQVSFSVEALLRWREANPVDVPVYAGVMVIASENHARRLAAAIPDIDIPADLVERVAADRLAGVEAACEQVLRIRDSGAFDGVHLIPVARYREVESRLSGAL; encoded by the coding sequence ATGACTGATCGTCCGTTTGAACTCGTCTGCGAGGTCGAGCCGCCGACCCGCCCCGACCTCAAGCATGTCCGGCACCAGATCGGCACGCTCAGCAAGATCGCGCACTCGTTCCTGATCCCGGACAACCACATCGGCCGGGCCACGGTCTCCAGCGTCGCCGTCGCGCACGAGGTCCAGGCGATGGGCGGGAGCAGCATCGCGTGCCTCAACTCCCGTGACCGCAACCTGCTGGGGTTCCGCCGCGATCTGCTCACCGCCGCCGCCTACGGGGTCGACCAGTTCCTGTTCATCTACGGGGACAAGCCCGGCTCGGGCAACCGGACCAGTGACCTCACCGTGCGCTCGATGATCGACGAGGTGCGCTCCCTCGGTGAGGATCCCGCCTTCGCCCAGACACCCGCCTTCCGGGTCGGCACCGCCGCCGCGCTGCGTCCGCTGCCCGCCTGGAAGCGCGCGGCCGACTTCATGTTCGTCCAGGTCAGCTTCTCGGTCGAGGCGCTGCTCCGGTGGCGTGAGGCCAACCCCGTGGACGTGCCGGTCTACGCGGGGGTGATGGTCATCGCCAGCGAGAACCACGCCCGCCGCCTGGCCGCCGCGATCCCCGACATCGACATCCCCGCCGACCTGGTGGAGCGGGTCGCGGCCGACCGCCTCGCCGGCGTCGAGGCCGCCTGCGAGCAGGTGCTGCGCATCCGTGACTCGGGCGCCTTCGACGGCGTCCACCTGATCCCGGTGGCCCGCTACCGCGAGGTCGAGTCCCGGCTGAGCGGCGCCCTCTGA
- a CDS encoding MFS transporter yields MVSIPQDLPGSPEYVSRLRYAWRVCSVTSLGLVLIGISGSTLNVALPAVVRHFHADAFAAGWILLAFLLVNTATLVFFGRVADLLGRREVYLAGFALFTVGSLLAGLSPGVWFLIAMRAVQAVGAAMILANGTVMITDAFPPDRLSQGMGVYIGTLSVAQLAGPTLGGLIAETAGWQWIFWVNVPAGLIAFVWGSFTLRRVARGPREPVDASGNLIVFAMLSAALIALSEAGSRGLSSPTVIVGAAVSVALVPALIIVERRASHPVLNVRLFGERMLAFANLASFCNALARAALILLAALYFQAARGVDAVTAALGVLPVPVGMALASPSAGSLGRRVAPYALSVGGSLLSAAGLGVLALNTDPATPYWIIGVGLFLCGCGSGTFLTGNTTQVMTALPAGSLGLVNGFRLMIMNVGIVLSVALTLSVLTSSVSAELRGQVYEGTLSRMSPVAVDQLMDGFRKTYAVLFAVALVGALMSALARARAAPPGQDPAPR; encoded by the coding sequence ATGGTCTCCATCCCCCAGGACCTGCCCGGCTCCCCCGAATACGTCTCCAGGCTCCGTTACGCGTGGCGGGTCTGCTCGGTCACCAGCCTCGGCCTGGTGCTGATCGGCATCTCCGGGAGCACCCTGAACGTCGCACTCCCCGCCGTGGTCAGGCACTTCCACGCCGACGCGTTCGCCGCGGGATGGATCCTGCTGGCGTTCCTGCTCGTCAACACCGCGACCCTGGTGTTCTTCGGCCGGGTGGCCGACCTGCTCGGCCGTAGGGAGGTATACCTCGCGGGGTTCGCCCTTTTCACGGTGGGATCGCTGCTGGCGGGGTTGTCGCCCGGCGTCTGGTTCCTGATCGCGATGCGGGCGGTGCAGGCCGTCGGAGCCGCCATGATCCTGGCCAACGGGACCGTGATGATCACCGACGCCTTCCCGCCCGACCGCCTCAGCCAGGGCATGGGCGTCTACATCGGCACCCTCTCGGTCGCCCAGCTCGCCGGCCCGACCCTGGGCGGACTGATCGCCGAGACCGCCGGCTGGCAGTGGATCTTCTGGGTGAACGTGCCCGCCGGGCTGATCGCTTTCGTCTGGGGCTCCTTCACCCTCCGCCGGGTCGCCCGGGGGCCACGCGAGCCGGTGGACGCCTCCGGCAACCTGATCGTCTTCGCCATGCTGTCGGCCGCGCTCATCGCCCTCTCCGAGGCGGGCTCGCGGGGCCTGTCCAGCCCGACCGTGATCGTCGGCGCCGCCGTCTCGGTGGCCCTCGTCCCGGCCCTGATCATCGTGGAGCGCAGGGCGTCGCACCCCGTGCTCAACGTGCGGCTCTTCGGTGAGCGCATGCTGGCCTTCGCCAACCTCGCCTCGTTCTGCAACGCGCTGGCCCGCGCGGCGCTGATCCTGCTCGCCGCCCTCTACTTCCAGGCGGCCAGGGGCGTCGACGCCGTCACCGCCGCCCTGGGCGTGCTCCCGGTCCCGGTCGGCATGGCCCTGGCCTCCCCGTCCGCGGGCTCCCTCGGCCGCCGCGTCGCCCCCTACGCGCTGTCGGTCGGGGGCTCGCTGCTGAGCGCGGCGGGGCTCGGCGTCCTGGCCCTGAACACCGACCCCGCCACGCCGTACTGGATCATCGGGGTGGGCCTGTTCCTGTGCGGCTGCGGCAGCGGCACCTTCCTCACCGGCAACACCACCCAGGTCATGACCGCCCTGCCGGCCGGGAGCCTCGGTCTGGTGAACGGCTTCCGGCTGATGATCATGAATGTCGGGATCGTGCTCAGCGTCGCCCTCACCCTGAGCGTCCTGACCAGCTCGGTCAGCGCCGAGCTGCGCGGCCAGGTCTACGAGGGCACGCTGTCACGCATGTCCCCTGTCGCGGTGGACCAGCTCATGGACGGCTTCCGGAAGACCTACGCCGTCCTGTTCGCCGTCGCCCTCGTGGGCGCCCTGATGTCCGCGCTGGCCCGGGCGCGGGCCGCGCCGCCCGGACAGGACCCGGCTCCGCGGTAG
- a CDS encoding Crp/Fnr family transcriptional regulator — translation MSPTPEPGEFASLLTADEVTALHAAGRPRRWDRGAVVCTEGDVADWVLLLTSGRVKVSSHTAGGTEVILAVRGPGALLGEFAALDGLPRSATVTALEPVEGIAVRDFSGYLQEHGRVAVLLMRTLIGKMRDSDRKRIEYGAFDTTGRVATRLVELAERYGEPVNGGVRVTLPLSQDELAGWTGASREAVSKALRSLRDRGLIETGRRRVIIHDMEGLRRRAR, via the coding sequence GTGAGCCCTACCCCCGAGCCGGGCGAGTTCGCCAGCCTGCTCACAGCCGACGAGGTCACCGCGCTGCACGCGGCCGGCCGTCCCCGGCGCTGGGACCGGGGTGCGGTGGTGTGCACCGAGGGCGACGTCGCCGACTGGGTGCTCCTGCTGACGTCCGGCCGGGTCAAGGTCTCCTCGCACACCGCCGGCGGGACCGAGGTGATCCTGGCCGTACGCGGGCCGGGCGCGCTGCTCGGCGAGTTCGCCGCCCTGGACGGCCTGCCCAGGTCGGCCACGGTCACCGCGCTGGAGCCGGTCGAGGGGATCGCGGTCCGCGACTTCTCCGGTTACCTGCAGGAGCACGGCCGGGTGGCCGTACTGCTCATGCGGACGCTGATCGGCAAGATGCGCGACTCCGACCGCAAGCGGATCGAGTACGGCGCGTTCGACACCACGGGCCGGGTGGCGACCCGGCTGGTCGAGCTGGCCGAGCGGTACGGCGAGCCGGTCAACGGCGGGGTGCGGGTGACGCTGCCGCTCTCCCAGGACGAGCTGGCCGGCTGGACCGGGGCCTCCCGCGAGGCGGTCAGCAAGGCGCTGCGCTCGCTGCGGGACCGCGGCCTGATCGAGACCGGCCGCCGCCGAGTGATCATCCATGACATGGAGGGCCTCCGCAGAAGGGCCCGCTGA